The [Limnothrix rosea] IAM M-220 genome has a segment encoding these proteins:
- a CDS encoding adenylate/guanylate cyclase domain-containing protein gives MTELQLRVQTEGNPEEILDLDQHEIVIGRLPECTLTLALTQVSRYHTRLQRRNDQWYVEDLKSTNGTFLNEQRLRDVQLLKHGDILRIGKTSILVVLTTPETETNTQLNYRLTNPILPDDVENTDVRTILRNAEELKEQWIQGEENSTDEAQSKTVIARLKDLVEIAQKLSSAESIEGIFSLIRDVVFRELPTLERMALLTDTHGTGKLELLNASARNFPDDHPIVRNSSWISKSICQKVFQEKVALKSVDAQSDSRFQGEDSILAKGIRGVLAVPLWDKSEVVGVLYGDAHLRLEDSEPIADDDLSFFSTIGNLVAASVQRWLLSRQLQEQAHIRQKLERYHSPGVVQQLISVGALDNGRLPPKEAEISILFADIVGFTSMSEALTPSEIAELLNIFFEEMLQSVFEQGGTLDKFIGDCIMAFFGAPEPQEDHGERAIAAALGMLNRLDKLNAQGKWSKPIQLRIAVNSGKAFVGDVGSSQRLDYTVLGATVNLASRIESICPPGECVISDPTHDLITPNYQKLFSPMGEGRFKGIDRPIKVYRTYRHQARQHLMNKKTEAVKSKQST, from the coding sequence ATGACCGAGCTGCAACTCCGCGTACAAACCGAAGGCAATCCAGAAGAAATACTCGACCTTGACCAACATGAGATCGTGATTGGCCGTTTGCCAGAATGTACTCTTACCCTGGCTCTCACCCAAGTCTCCCGCTACCATACCCGCCTACAACGAAGAAATGACCAATGGTATGTCGAGGATCTGAAAAGCACCAATGGCACCTTTCTCAATGAACAACGCCTGCGGGATGTGCAACTCCTCAAACATGGCGATATTTTACGCATCGGCAAAACATCAATACTTGTAGTCTTAACAACACCAGAAACAGAAACCAATACACAGCTAAATTACCGCCTCACGAATCCCATACTCCCCGACGACGTAGAAAACACAGATGTTCGCACGATTCTTCGCAATGCAGAAGAACTCAAAGAACAGTGGATTCAAGGGGAAGAAAATAGTACCGACGAAGCTCAGTCGAAAACGGTGATCGCCCGCCTTAAGGATCTCGTTGAAATTGCCCAAAAACTGAGTTCTGCCGAATCAATAGAAGGGATTTTTAGCCTGATTCGCGATGTGGTTTTTCGAGAATTGCCGACTTTAGAACGGATGGCGCTACTGACCGATACCCATGGCACAGGCAAATTAGAACTGCTCAATGCCTCCGCCCGCAACTTTCCCGACGATCACCCCATTGTGCGCAATAGCTCTTGGATTAGTAAATCCATTTGCCAAAAGGTCTTCCAAGAAAAAGTCGCTTTAAAGTCCGTTGATGCCCAAAGCGATTCTCGTTTTCAAGGGGAAGACAGTATCCTCGCCAAGGGGATTCGGGGCGTTTTAGCGGTTCCTCTCTGGGATAAAAGCGAAGTGGTGGGGGTTCTCTACGGTGATGCTCACCTGCGTCTAGAGGACTCAGAACCGATCGCCGACGATGATTTAAGTTTCTTTTCGACTATCGGTAATTTGGTGGCAGCCAGTGTCCAACGGTGGCTGCTTAGTCGCCAATTGCAAGAGCAAGCTCATATTCGTCAAAAGCTGGAGCGTTACCACTCACCGGGTGTGGTGCAGCAGCTCATTTCCGTTGGGGCGCTCGATAATGGGCGACTCCCTCCAAAGGAAGCTGAAATTAGTATTTTATTTGCAGATATTGTGGGTTTCACCTCGATGTCAGAAGCCCTAACGCCCAGTGAAATTGCAGAGCTACTCAATATCTTTTTTGAAGAAATGCTGCAATCGGTCTTTGAGCAAGGGGGAACCCTCGACAAGTTTATTGGGGACTGCATTATGGCGTTTTTTGGTGCGCCGGAACCCCAAGAGGATCACGGAGAACGGGCGATCGCCGCGGCTTTAGGCATGTTAAATCGTCTCGATAAGCTCAATGCCCAGGGCAAATGGAGTAAGCCCATCCAGCTACGCATCGCCGTCAATAGCGGTAAAGCCTTCGTCGGTGATGTGGGGAGTTCCCAACGCTTGGACTACACCGTTCTTGGAGCCACCGTTAACCTTGCCTCCCGCATCGAATCCATTTGTCCGCCGGGCGAATGCGTCATCAGCGACCCAACCCATGACCTAATTACGCCCAATTACCAAAAACTTTTTTCTCCCATGGGAGAAGGGCGCTTTAAAGGTATTGATCGTCCCATTAAGGTTTATCGCACCTATCGCCACCAAGCCCGCCAGCATTTGATGAATAAAAAAACAGAGGCGGTGAAATCTAAACAGTCAACTTAA
- the ispD gene encoding 2-C-methyl-D-erythritol 4-phosphate cytidylyltransferase — protein MYLLLPAAGVGKRMGGDRNKLLLTLRGEPLFAWTLKAAEAAKSIAWIGIIGQPIDFPDFKEMLAQLNLTKPVMLIQGGATRQASVYNGLQALPTEAEAVLIHDGARCLATSELFDRCAAALATCEGLIAAVPVKDTIKVVGDAGIIKETPDRSKLWAAQTPQGFAVKRLKDSHDKGKALGWEVTDDAALFERCGLPVKIVEGEETNLKITTPVDLAIAEFILQRRFG, from the coding sequence ATGTATTTATTACTTCCGGCGGCGGGTGTCGGAAAACGGATGGGAGGCGATCGCAACAAATTACTCCTAACGCTCCGAGGTGAACCGCTTTTTGCTTGGACATTAAAGGCGGCAGAGGCAGCAAAATCGATTGCTTGGATTGGCATTATCGGACAACCTATTGATTTTCCTGACTTTAAAGAGATGCTGGCTCAACTTAATCTCACCAAGCCTGTGATGTTGATTCAAGGGGGAGCAACGCGCCAAGCATCGGTTTACAACGGTCTTCAAGCTTTACCAACCGAGGCAGAGGCGGTCTTAATCCATGATGGAGCAAGGTGCTTGGCCACATCTGAGCTGTTTGATCGTTGTGCTGCTGCGCTGGCAACTTGCGAGGGTTTAATTGCGGCAGTGCCAGTCAAAGACACGATTAAGGTCGTTGGTGATGCGGGGATTATCAAAGAAACGCCGGATCGTTCTAAGCTATGGGCGGCTCAAACGCCCCAAGGTTTTGCGGTAAAACGCCTTAAGGACAGTCATGACAAGGGTAAAGCTCTAGGCTGGGAAGTGACGGACGATGCGGCATTGTTTGAACGATGTGGTTTACCTGTCAAAATTGTGGAAGGGGAAGAAACCAACCTCAAAATTACAACGCCTGTGGATTTGGCGATCGCCGAATTTATTCTCCAGCGGCGATTCGGTTAA
- a CDS encoding glycosyltransferase family 9 protein, whose amino-acid sequence MRILALVPGGVGDQILFFPTLADLKDQYPEAMVDVLVEPRAKAAYRVCPTVHEVLTFDFKDRNGPADYLNILGTIRDREYEIAITFGQSWIVSLLLWLNGIPTRIGYKTETSWFISNNAPLNEDQYKANTYHDLLKGLDIDKPCGAPKINVPNSDIQWAEAEQKRLSINDGYVLIHAGASRVSQSQGIRKLYPIEKWQEIIADIQGKQPNLPIVLLHGPEDYDWVTQLVELFPDLRVTLPEDVGKSAAMIAGANLVVCTDSAPMHLAVAVGTYTVALFGPTKMERLLPPQTDKFIGIQSPTGRIEDIKPTEVLAKIWR is encoded by the coding sequence ATGCGAATATTAGCCCTTGTTCCCGGAGGAGTCGGCGACCAAATCCTCTTTTTCCCTACCCTCGCAGATCTCAAAGATCAGTATCCCGAAGCGATGGTGGATGTTTTGGTTGAACCTCGTGCCAAAGCGGCTTACCGTGTTTGTCCCACTGTCCATGAAGTTTTGACCTTTGACTTCAAGGATCGCAATGGTCCCGCCGACTACCTCAACATACTCGGTACGATCCGCGATCGCGAATATGAGATTGCAATCACGTTTGGTCAAAGCTGGATCGTGAGCTTACTGTTATGGCTCAATGGCATTCCAACGCGCATTGGCTATAAAACTGAGACATCTTGGTTTATTTCCAATAATGCTCCCCTGAACGAGGATCAGTACAAAGCAAATACCTATCATGATCTCCTCAAGGGTCTAGACATTGACAAGCCCTGTGGCGCACCAAAAATTAATGTTCCCAATTCTGATATCCAATGGGCAGAAGCAGAGCAAAAACGCCTCAGCATTAATGATGGCTATGTGCTTATTCATGCCGGCGCAAGTAGAGTGTCCCAAAGTCAAGGGATCCGTAAGCTCTATCCCATTGAAAAATGGCAAGAGATCATCGCTGATATTCAAGGAAAACAACCCAATTTACCCATCGTCCTTCTCCATGGGCCAGAAGATTATGATTGGGTTACTCAACTCGTCGAACTCTTTCCTGATCTGAGGGTGACATTACCTGAAGATGTGGGCAAGTCAGCGGCAATGATCGCTGGTGCAAATTTGGTGGTTTGTACGGATAGTGCGCCAATGCACCTAGCTGTCGCTGTTGGCACTTACACGGTAGCGTTATTTGGCCCCACAAAAATGGAGCGGCTTTTGCCTCCGCAAACGGACAAGTTTATTGGTATTCAATCTCCTACTGGACGTATTGAAGATATTAAACCGACTGAGGTTCTCGCTAAGATTTGGCGGTAA
- the mnmE gene encoding tRNA uridine-5-carboxymethylaminomethyl(34) synthesis GTPase MnmE yields the protein MNLGDTIVAIASAVVPNQGSIGIVRLSGADAPAIAQQLFHSPGQQKWESHRILYGYVRHPATKQLIDEALLMLMLAPRSFTAEDVVEFHCHGGIMPVQQVLQLCLDAGARLAEPGEFSLRAFLNGRIDLTQAESVAELVGAKSPQSAQVALAGIQGRLAQPIRELRSQCLDILSEVEARIDFEDDLPPLDEVGIQEDLTKVLATVTHILQTSDRGELLRSGLKVAIVGRPNVGKSSLLNAWSRSDRAIVTDLPGTTRDVVESQLVVQGIPVQVLDTAGIRQTEDTVEQIGVERSLQASQRADLVLFTIDAGEGWTAADQVIFEKVGDRPLILVINKTDLADPKTIAIPENITQVVYTTAAQNQGIEELETAIAMTVAEGSVGAADLEFAINQRQAAALTRAKQSLEQVADTISEQLPLDFWTIDLRTAIQALGEITGEGVTESVLDRIFSRFCIGK from the coding sequence GTGAATCTTGGTGATACCATCGTGGCGATCGCCAGTGCGGTCGTGCCAAACCAAGGCAGCATCGGCATTGTTCGGTTATCGGGAGCTGATGCTCCGGCGATCGCCCAGCAACTTTTCCATAGTCCGGGGCAACAAAAATGGGAGAGCCATCGGATTTTATATGGCTATGTCCGCCACCCCGCCACCAAACAACTCATCGATGAAGCACTGTTAATGTTAATGCTTGCACCGCGTTCCTTTACCGCAGAAGACGTGGTGGAATTTCATTGCCATGGCGGTATTATGCCCGTGCAGCAGGTATTACAACTTTGTCTTGATGCAGGCGCAAGATTAGCGGAACCCGGGGAATTTAGCCTGCGAGCGTTTCTCAATGGACGGATCGATCTCACCCAAGCAGAAAGTGTGGCTGAACTTGTTGGAGCAAAATCTCCCCAATCAGCCCAAGTTGCCCTTGCCGGAATTCAGGGTAGATTAGCGCAACCAATTCGAGAGTTACGCTCCCAATGTCTTGATATTTTGTCGGAAGTAGAAGCGCGAATCGATTTTGAGGATGATTTACCGCCCCTCGATGAAGTCGGTATCCAAGAAGACCTGACAAAAGTTTTAGCGACGGTGACTCACATTTTGCAAACGTCTGATCGGGGTGAGTTATTGCGGAGTGGTCTTAAGGTGGCCATTGTCGGTCGCCCTAATGTGGGGAAATCGAGCTTGCTTAACGCTTGGAGTCGCAGTGATCGCGCCATTGTGACGGACTTGCCGGGGACAACAAGGGATGTGGTGGAATCGCAACTCGTTGTCCAAGGAATTCCGGTACAGGTTTTAGATACGGCGGGTATTCGGCAAACAGAAGATACGGTCGAACAAATCGGTGTGGAGCGATCCTTGCAAGCTTCCCAAAGGGCTGATCTTGTTTTGTTTACGATTGATGCAGGGGAAGGTTGGACGGCAGCGGATCAAGTCATTTTCGAGAAAGTTGGCGATCGCCCCTTAATTCTTGTGATCAACAAAACAGATCTAGCTGACCCCAAAACCATCGCTATTCCTGAAAATATTACCCAAGTGGTTTACACCACAGCAGCACAGAACCAGGGCATTGAAGAACTGGAAACGGCGATCGCCATGACCGTTGCCGAAGGAAGCGTTGGAGCCGCAGACTTAGAGTTTGCGATCAACCAACGACAAGCAGCAGCACTCACCCGGGCAAAACAATCCCTTGAGCAGGTGGCCGATACGATTTCCGAGCAGTTGCCCCTAGATTTCTGGACAATCGATTTGCGGACAGCCATCCAAGCCCTCGGCGAAATTACCGGGGAAGGTGTCACCGAGTCGGTGCTAGATAGAATTTTTAGTCGTTTTTGTATCGGCAAATAA
- a CDS encoding single-stranded DNA-binding protein: MNSCVLMAQIMSEPELRYTPDNTPLAQMLIQFPALRDGDPACQIKAIAWGNMGTQVQESHHEGDQVILVGRLTMNTIDRPEGFKEKKAEFVISQIQSVGSGMAMPSPAPMTPAPTPSNVVPLNSTYQQPPAPAVTPTPTYTPPADPEPNLDDIPF; the protein is encoded by the coding sequence ATGAATAGTTGCGTATTAATGGCTCAGATCATGAGCGAACCAGAACTACGCTATACCCCCGACAATACTCCCCTTGCCCAAATGTTAATTCAGTTTCCCGCATTGCGGGATGGTGACCCCGCCTGTCAAATTAAGGCGATCGCCTGGGGGAATATGGGGACTCAAGTGCAGGAATCTCACCATGAGGGAGATCAAGTCATCTTAGTTGGTCGTTTGACCATGAATACGATTGACCGCCCTGAGGGGTTTAAGGAAAAGAAGGCAGAATTTGTAATTTCGCAGATCCAGTCTGTTGGTTCTGGTATGGCCATGCCCAGCCCAGCACCAATGACACCGGCTCCCACCCCCAGCAATGTTGTACCGCTAAATTCGACCTACCAGCAGCCTCCTGCCCCTGCGGTAACGCCGACTCCCACTTACACACCTCCGGCAGACCCTGAACCCAACCTTGATGACATCCCCTTTTAA
- the ispF gene encoding 2-C-methyl-D-erythritol 2,4-cyclodiphosphate synthase: MNIRIGNGYDVHRLVAGRPLILGGIKIEHHLGLDGHSDADVLIHAIMDAMLGALSLRDIGYYFPPSDPQWKGADSVKLLKQIDQLIKEKGWQIGNIDSVIVAERPKLKPHIPAMTKRLAEALEIDLDQVGIKATTNETLDAMGEEKGICVHAVVLLTKD, translated from the coding sequence ATGAATATCCGCATTGGTAATGGCTACGATGTTCACCGTCTTGTTGCAGGTAGACCTCTCATTTTGGGCGGTATCAAAATCGAACATCATTTAGGTTTGGATGGGCACAGCGATGCCGATGTCTTGATCCACGCCATTATGGATGCGATGCTCGGAGCACTCAGTCTCCGTGATATTGGCTATTATTTTCCCCCCAGCGATCCTCAGTGGAAAGGGGCGGACAGTGTCAAACTCCTTAAGCAAATTGACCAGCTGATTAAAGAAAAAGGCTGGCAGATCGGTAATATCGACTCGGTCATTGTCGCCGAACGCCCCAAATTAAAACCCCACATTCCGGCAATGACGAAACGTTTAGCAGAAGCATTAGAGATTGATTTAGACCAAGTGGGCATTAAAGCCACAACAAATGAAACATTAGATGCGATGGGTGAAGAAAAAGGAATTTGTGTCCATGCTGTCGTTTTACTTACAAAAGACTAA
- a CDS encoding FHA domain-containing protein produces the protein MAKSIVTLVDQLPEDNITTKVLNALDFVFPGEWVNVNSFDDAIRSITKESDPAMVQRIRDKAIALYDDKKNGYRGAVSLYQTVDKADAALGTAALANKIGEKIGLLGFLNKITPKADTSQTIDLILKISVEILAYCKLNGIPNANPKLFVQALRENYQGAALVRMATLVCVDGLLPLGPDFLEKVHEFVGSSNQSEIQQNTGYTVLGSALPGEDNKSKISFLSENFEAVRGWMQELINKTGVTQSDVFGHVGSFIQFADDNLDFVAAFLDQTTNYFEHTGIQTVATHLIRDAYIAVKEDLGMPALAAATIPLAGETRMQEVPAGATTMQSIRPQLRHVQTDTILPIPDTSIVHIGKPNDRVTTEIDLSRYPDGDVVSRMHANLWTENGQDYFLLDVGSSNGTFVNGKMLTPKQKITLKNGDRLDFGRDQKVSLIFEMP, from the coding sequence ATGGCAAAATCGATTGTGACCTTAGTTGACCAACTGCCTGAGGACAATATCACCACAAAAGTTTTAAATGCCCTAGATTTTGTCTTCCCCGGCGAGTGGGTCAATGTGAATAGCTTTGACGATGCGATTCGTTCCATCACCAAAGAAAGCGATCCGGCAATGGTACAACGCATCCGCGACAAGGCGATCGCCCTCTATGACGACAAAAAAAATGGCTATCGAGGCGCAGTCTCTCTCTACCAAACCGTTGATAAAGCAGACGCAGCTCTAGGCACTGCCGCCCTAGCAAATAAAATTGGCGAAAAAATTGGTCTATTGGGCTTTCTGAATAAAATCACTCCGAAAGCGGATACGAGCCAAACCATTGACCTGATTCTAAAAATTTCCGTTGAAATCCTCGCCTATTGCAAACTTAACGGCATTCCCAACGCCAACCCCAAACTATTTGTTCAGGCTTTGCGGGAAAATTACCAAGGCGCGGCCTTAGTGCGGATGGCGACCCTCGTTTGTGTAGATGGCTTATTACCCCTCGGCCCTGATTTCCTCGAAAAAGTTCACGAATTTGTCGGTAGCTCTAATCAGTCTGAAATCCAGCAAAATACTGGCTACACAGTCCTCGGTTCGGCGCTACCCGGTGAAGACAACAAATCTAAAATCAGCTTTCTGAGCGAAAATTTTGAGGCTGTGCGCGGCTGGATGCAGGAACTGATTAATAAAACAGGTGTTACCCAAAGCGACGTTTTTGGTCATGTCGGTAGCTTTATTCAGTTTGCTGACGATAATCTCGATTTTGTGGCGGCCTTTCTCGACCAAACCACGAATTATTTTGAGCATACCGGGATTCAAACGGTCGCAACTCACCTCATCCGCGATGCATACATTGCGGTAAAAGAAGATTTGGGGATGCCCGCGTTGGCGGCGGCAACAATTCCCTTGGCGGGCGAAACACGAATGCAAGAGGTTCCCGCTGGGGCAACCACGATGCAATCGATCCGCCCCCAGCTACGCCATGTGCAAACAGACACCATTTTACCCATTCCAGATACATCGATTGTTCACATCGGCAAGCCCAACGACCGGGTCACAACGGAAATTGACTTATCCCGCTATCCCGACGGTGATGTGGTTTCGCGGATGCACGCCAATCTCTGGACAGAAAATGGTCAAGACTATTTTCTTCTTGATGTGGGTAGTTCCAATGGCACGTTTGTAAACGGAAAAATGCTTACGCCGAAACAAAAAATCACTCTAAAAAATGGCGATCGCCTTGATTTTGGTCGCGATCAGAAGGTCAGTCTGATTTTTGAGATGCCTTAG
- a CDS encoding YifB family Mg chelatase-like AAA ATPase: protein MLARVWSATIVGVDALKVAVEVDISGGLPKMIIVGLPDAAVQESRERVKAAVKNSDFGFPVRKILVNLAPADLRKEGPSFDLPMAIGILAATEQVEMALLDNFLFLGELSLDGTLRPVAGVLPIAAAAKRLGIQGMIVPKANAEEASVVEGLTVYGCKDLQDVVELLANPKDHKSIQSDMRQAIRRSRHFVPDLKDVKGQTHARRALEIAAAGGHNLIFVGPPGSGKTMLARRLPGILPQLSFDEALEVSQIHSVAGLLKERGELVTSRPFRSPHHSASGPSLVGGGSFPRPGEISLAHRGVLFLDELTEFKRNVLEFLRQPLEDGFVTISRTRQSVEFPAQFTLVASTNPCPCGYFGDPIQACSCSPRSREQYWAKLSGPLMDRIDLQVAVNRLKPEEMMRQDTGEGSEPIRERVNQAREIATERFKANPKVHCNSEMKSADLREHCVLDEASRKLLEAAIRKLGLSARAMDRILKVSRTIADLAGEQNIQTAHIAEAIQYRTIDRMQ from the coding sequence ATGTTAGCAAGGGTTTGGAGTGCGACCATTGTTGGAGTAGATGCGCTGAAAGTGGCGGTGGAAGTGGATATTTCTGGCGGGTTGCCGAAGATGATCATTGTCGGATTGCCGGATGCAGCAGTGCAGGAGTCGCGAGAACGGGTCAAAGCAGCCGTCAAAAATTCCGATTTTGGTTTTCCTGTCCGTAAAATTTTGGTGAACCTAGCGCCAGCGGATTTACGGAAAGAAGGACCTAGTTTTGATTTACCCATGGCGATCGGCATTTTAGCGGCGACGGAACAGGTTGAAATGGCTCTGCTAGATAATTTTTTATTTCTCGGAGAGCTATCCCTCGACGGAACCCTTCGTCCGGTGGCCGGAGTACTTCCCATTGCAGCGGCGGCAAAACGGCTCGGTATTCAAGGCATGATTGTCCCCAAGGCGAATGCCGAAGAAGCCTCAGTTGTGGAGGGGTTAACGGTCTATGGCTGCAAAGATCTCCAAGATGTTGTCGAGTTATTAGCCAATCCTAAAGATCACAAATCTATCCAGTCAGATATGCGCCAAGCCATTCGGCGATCGCGACATTTTGTGCCGGATTTAAAAGATGTAAAAGGTCAAACCCATGCCAGACGAGCCTTAGAAATTGCCGCAGCGGGAGGACATAATTTGATTTTTGTCGGGCCACCAGGTAGCGGCAAAACAATGTTGGCGCGACGCTTACCGGGGATTTTGCCCCAGCTTAGTTTCGATGAAGCCCTAGAAGTCTCACAAATTCACTCCGTTGCCGGCTTATTAAAAGAGCGGGGAGAATTAGTCACCTCTCGACCCTTCCGCAGCCCACACCACTCGGCATCGGGGCCATCATTGGTAGGTGGAGGCAGCTTTCCCCGTCCGGGAGAAATTTCGCTGGCTCATCGCGGTGTGCTTTTTCTCGACGAACTCACTGAGTTTAAACGTAATGTCCTCGAATTTCTGCGGCAGCCTTTAGAAGATGGTTTTGTGACGATTTCCCGCACCCGCCAATCAGTGGAATTTCCAGCGCAATTTACCCTTGTCGCCAGCACAAATCCCTGTCCCTGTGGCTATTTTGGTGATCCGATTCAAGCATGTAGTTGTAGCCCGCGATCGCGGGAACAGTATTGGGCAAAATTGTCGGGGCCTTTGATGGATCGCATTGACTTGCAAGTCGCGGTAAATCGCCTCAAACCCGAAGAAATGATGCGACAGGATACAGGCGAAGGTTCAGAACCTATTCGAGAGCGAGTCAATCAAGCACGGGAAATTGCGACGGAGCGTTTTAAAGCAAATCCGAAAGTTCATTGCAACTCTGAGATGAAGTCGGCCGATCTGCGAGAGCACTGTGTGCTGGATGAAGCGAGCCGGAAGTTATTAGAAGCAGCGATTCGGAAACTAGGTTTGTCAGCACGGGCGATGGATCGAATTCTCAAAGTCTCGCGAACAATTGCGGATCTCGCTGGTGAACAAAATATTCAAACTGCTCATATTGCTGAGGCAATCCAGTACCGCACGATTGACAGAATGCAGTAA
- a CDS encoding TolB family protein produces MVFSRLRKLILLVGTTLALSSCAGTARIVNFPLDPGGRSLNSRSLDLDPEISGNYIVFASDRNGSQDIYLFDVNTRQTTPVLGLNSLDEIASQPSISEDGRYIVFAASRRGESDIYLFDREFQQKRNLTNNTYQEVRNPNISADGATIVYEIAENGQWDLVLIDRSGDRLDID; encoded by the coding sequence ATGGTCTTTTCTCGTCTCCGAAAATTAATTTTGCTTGTCGGCACAACTTTGGCCTTATCCAGTTGCGCAGGCACTGCACGTATCGTTAATTTTCCCCTCGACCCCGGTGGACGGAGTTTAAATAGCCGCTCCCTTGATCTTGATCCCGAAATTTCTGGCAACTATATTGTCTTCGCTTCAGATCGCAATGGTTCCCAAGATATCTATTTATTTGATGTTAATACTCGCCAAACAACGCCTGTTTTGGGCTTAAATTCCCTTGATGAAATTGCGTCACAACCCTCTATTTCTGAAGATGGTCGGTACATTGTTTTTGCAGCTAGTCGGCGGGGAGAATCAGATATTTATCTGTTTGACCGGGAGTTTCAACAAAAACGCAATTTAACTAATAATACTTACCAAGAAGTACGCAATCCCAATATCAGTGCCGACGGTGCCACAATTGTTTATGAAATTGCTGAAAATGGTCAGTGGGATTTAGTTCTAATTGATCGATCCGGCGATCGCCTTGATATTGACTAA
- a CDS encoding GNAT family N-acetyltransferase, producing the protein MVATSQYTVTWHSQIAEIPKDIWDALAQPLKTPFLEWEWLNNIEVSGSVGHRSGWQACHLSVKRDGEFVAMAPLYIKGHSYGEFVFDHQWADLSHRLGHEYYPKMVGMTPFTPAVGYRFLIDASEDELEICRLMVAAINQFCDRHNISGCNFLFVDPKWKNIMEQLGFSAWLHHGYIWGNENFETFDDYLGIFTSNQRKNIKRERKAVDKAGLQMKILTGDEIPDHYFPLIYRFYSSTCDKFFWGSKYLTKRFFANLATTYRHRVVLATAYTEKDDQHPVGLSFCIRKNENMYGRYWGAFDEYDCLHFEACYYKPIQWAIANGVKMYDPGAGGKHKRRRGFPARPNYSLHQFYQPKMQQILKAYIDEINEMEQSEIDAINEDIPFKKSEVQLKIS; encoded by the coding sequence ATGGTCGCAACGTCTCAATACACGGTTACATGGCACAGTCAAATCGCAGAAATCCCGAAGGACATTTGGGACGCGTTAGCACAACCCCTGAAAACACCTTTTCTTGAGTGGGAATGGCTCAATAATATTGAAGTTTCCGGCAGTGTCGGTCATCGTTCCGGTTGGCAGGCTTGTCATCTTTCGGTAAAGCGGGATGGTGAATTTGTGGCCATGGCTCCCCTCTACATCAAAGGCCATAGCTACGGTGAATTTGTCTTTGATCACCAATGGGCGGATTTGTCCCACCGTTTAGGCCATGAATATTATCCGAAAATGGTGGGGATGACTCCCTTTACACCCGCGGTTGGGTATCGATTTTTGATTGATGCTAGTGAGGATGAGCTGGAAATTTGCCGTCTAATGGTTGCTGCGATTAATCAGTTTTGCGATCGCCACAACATTTCCGGTTGTAATTTTCTTTTTGTGGATCCTAAATGGAAAAATATTATGGAGCAGTTGGGCTTTAGTGCGTGGCTGCACCATGGTTATATTTGGGGGAATGAAAACTTTGAAACCTTCGATGATTATTTAGGTATTTTCACTTCAAATCAACGTAAAAATATTAAGCGCGAACGGAAGGCGGTAGATAAAGCGGGTTTGCAGATGAAAATTTTGACGGGTGATGAAATTCCTGACCATTATTTTCCCCTTATTTATCGGTTTTATAGTAGTACCTGCGATAAGTTTTTTTGGGGGAGTAAATATCTCACCAAACGCTTTTTTGCGAATCTGGCAACGACCTATCGCCACCGCGTTGTTTTAGCGACGGCTTACACAGAAAAAGACGATCAGCATCCCGTTGGATTATCTTTTTGTATCCGCAAAAATGAAAATATGTATGGTCGCTATTGGGGAGCTTTTGATGAGTATGATTGTCTCCATTTTGAAGCTTGCTATTACAAACCGATTCAGTGGGCGATCGCCAATGGTGTAAAGATGTACGACCCCGGTGCTGGCGGCAAACATAAACGCCGTCGGGGCTTTCCAGCAAGACCGAATTACAGTCTCCACCAGTTTTATCAGCCGAAGATGCAGCAAATTTTAAAGGCTTATATTGACGAGATTAATGAGATGGAACAGTCAGAAATTGATGCGATTAATGAGGATATTCCCTTCAAAAAATCCGAGGTTCAACTCAAGATTTCTTAA